The sequence CTGGCTGCTCGACGACTTCGTCCGGAAGGTGCACGGGGTCAGCCACGCGCTGATCATGAGCGTCGACGGCTTCCCGCTCACCGCGTCGGACTCGGTCGGCGAAGCGGAGGCCGAGCAGCTCGCCGCGATCGCCAGCGGCCTGCTCTCGCTGGCCGGCAACAGCGCGGCGCTGTTCGGGAAGGGCGCCTGCGAGCAGATCATCATCCGGCTCACCCACGGCTACTTCCTCTTCATGGGCATCGGGTCCGGTGCCGGGCTCGCGGTGCTGACCACGGGCGACGCGGACATGAAGGTGGTCGCCTACGAGATGACCCAGTTCATCACCAACGCGGGCCACGCGCTCACCCCCGAGGTGCGTGCCGAACTGCGACAGGTGCTCACCGCGCGCCGGCCCCGGGTGTGATGGGGATGCCCGACGAGGATGTGAAACCCATGTCCGAAAAGGACACCGCCTTGCCGCGGCGCAGCCGGCGGATCCGGGCGTACGCGCTCACCGGCGGCCGGACCAGCACCCGCCACCAGCTGCTGGTCGAGACGCTGGTTTCGGTCCCGCGGTACGACCCGGCGCTGAGCGACACGCTCATGCCCGAGTCGCGCTCGCTCTACGAACGCGCCCGCGTGCGGTCCTCGATCGCCGAGCTGTCGGTCGGGCTGGACCTGCCGCTGGGCGTCGTGCGGGTGCTGATCGGGGACCTCGCCTCCCAGGGCGCGGTGTTCGTCCACCCCACCGCGCACGCCTACCACCACGACACCAACGTGCTCGAGAGGATCCTTGATGGGCTCAAGCGGCTCCCCGCCTGAGGGCGATCTGCTGACGATCTCCGCGAAGATCGTCGTCGCCGGGGGCTTCGGTGTCGGCAAGACCACGTTCGTCGGCGCGGTGTCGGAGGTGCCGCCGATGAGCAACGAAGCGTGGATGACCGAGGCCGGCGAAGGCGTCGACGAGATCCCGCCCGGCGGCAAGTCGACCACGACCGTGGCGATGGACTTCGGCCGGATCACGCTGCGCCCGGACCTGCTGCTGTACCTGTTCGGCACGCCGGGGCAGGCGCGGTTCTGGTTCCTCTGGGACGACCTCAGCCGGGGCGCGCTCGGCGCGGTCGTGCTGGTCGACACCAGCCGGATCGACGAGTCGTTCGCGGCGATCAACTACTTCGAGAACGACTCGGAGCTGCCGTTCGTGGTGGCGGTCAACCAGTTCGAGGGCAAGCCGGTGCACGACCTCGACGAGGTGCGCGACGCGCTGGCGCTCGACCCCGCCGTCCCGCTGGTCACCTGCGACGCCCGCGACCGCGCGTCGACGATCGCCACCCTGACCGAGCTGGTCAGCCACACGTTGTCGCTCGCCGTCCTGTCGGGGCCGCGTGAGCTGGCCGGCAGCGTCTCGCCGGCCTGAACCGAGGAGAGAAGAGCTTCATGCGCAGAGTCCTGATCGTGGGCGCCGGCCAGTCCGGGCTGCAGCTGGCCCTCGGGCTGCTGGCGAAGGACTACGACGTCACGGTGATGTCCGCGCGGACGCCGGAGGAGATCCGGAACGGCCGGGTGATGTCGACGCAGTGCATGTTCAACGACGCGCTGCAGCACGAGCGCGACCTCGGGCTGAACCAGTGGGAGGACGAGACCGTCCGGGTCGAGGGGCTCGGCGTGTCGGTGGCCGGCCCGGACGGCGGCCGCGCGCTCGACTGGTTCGCCGAGCTCGACCACTACGCGCAGTCGGTCGACCAGCGCGTGAAGATGGCGGGCTGGCTGGAGCTGTTCGAGGACCGCGGCGGCAAGCTCGTGATCCACGGCGTGATGACGTCCGAACTGGACGCGCTGTCCCGGCTGTACGACCTGGTGATCATCTCGGCCGGCAAGGGCGAGCTGGTCCAGCTGTTCGACCGGGTGCCCGAGCGGTCGCCGTACACGAAGCCGATGCGCGCGCTTTCCCTGGTCTACGCGCACGGCGTGCGGCCGCGGCCGGAGCACCCGGACAAGCAGGCCGTCCGGTTCAACATCGTGCCCGGCGTCGGCGAGCTGTTCATGATCCCGGCGTACACGCTGAGCGGGAACTGCGACATCCTCTTCTTCGAGGGGATCCCCGGCGGGCCGCTGGACTGCTTCGACGACCACCCGGCCCCGGCCGAGCACTTCACCCGGCTGCTCGACCTGATGCGGCAGTTCGTGCCGTGGGAGTACGAGCGCTGCCGCGACGCCGAGCTGACCGACGGGAAGGCCGCGCTGGCCGGCGGGTACACGCCGGTGGTGCGCAACCCGGTCGGCACCCTGCCCGGCGGGCCCCGGGTGCTGGGCATGGCCGACGTCGTCGTGGCGAACGACCCGATCACCGGGCAGGGCTCGAACAACGCGAGCCACTGCGCGGCGACCTACCTGACCGCGATCCTCGAGCACGGCGACCGGCCGTTCGACGCCGCGTGGATGGACGCCACGTTCGAGCGCTACTGGGAGTACGCCAAGCACATCACCGAATGGACCAACGCGCTGCTCCTGCCGCCGCCCCCGCACGTGCTCGAGATCCTCGGGGTGGCGGGCCAGAACCCGGCCGTGGCCCGGCGGTTCGCGAACGGGTTCACCGACCCGACCGACTTCCAGCACTGGTTCATGGACCCGGCGAAATGGGAGAAGTACCTGGCAGAGGTCTAGATCGGACTGTCGCCGGGGGACGATTCGGGCTACGGTGGCTACGTAGCGTGAAGGCGACCTCGGAGGTACGTGGCATGCGGGCGATGTGGAAGGGCTCGGTGTCGTTCGGGCTGGTCAGCATCCCGATCCAGCTGTACGCGGCCACCGAGAACAAGAACGTCTCGCTCCGCCAGGTGCACGAGGCCGACGGCGGCCGCATCCAGTACAAGCGGTTCTGCACGATCGACGGCGCCGAGGTCCCGTACCCGGAGATCGCCAAGGGCTACGAGCTGCCCGACGGCGAGATGGTCGTCATCACCGACGCCGAGATGGCCGAGCTGCCGCTGCCTTCGCAGCGCACGATCGACGTGCTCGAGTTCGTGCCGCTGGAGTCGATCGACCCGATCCAGTACGACCGGACGTACTACCTGGAGCCGCAGAAGAACGCGGTGAAGCCGTACGTCGTGCTGCGGGACGCGCTGCACAAGTCGAGCCAGGTGGCGATCGCGAAGGTCGCGGTGCGGCAGCGGGAGAGCATGGCGGTGTTGCGGGTGCACGCCGACGTGCTGGTGATGACGACGATGCTGTGGCCGGACGAGGTCCGCGAACCCGACTTCCCGTTCCTGCGCGACGACCCGCCGCAGATCCGCCCGCAGGAGCTGTCGATGGCCGGCTCGCTGATCGACTCGCTGGCCGAGCCGGTGTTCGAGCCGGAGAAGTACCACGACCACTACCGCGAGGCCCTCGAGGAGATGATCGAGGCCAAGGTCGCGGGGGAGGAGACGACCAAGCCCGCGGCGGTCACCGCCAAGGCCGACGTCGTCGACCTGATGGCGGCGCTGCAGGCCAGCGTCGACGCGGCGAAGAAGTCGCGCGCGTCCACTTCGGAGGCGTCCACTTCGGAAGCGTCCGATGAGGACGCGAAGCCGGCGAAGAAGAAGGCGGCGCCGCGGAAGCGGGCCCCGAAGTCCGCCTGACCCCGGACGGGTGGTCGCGCCGACACGCCGCCGTGGTCCCGCGGCCGCCCGCTTCCCGGTGGTACCAAGGAGTCATGGAATGCGCTTCTTGTGCCGCGCGGATCGACCACTGCCACGGCACGCTGGTGGTGCACCCGGAAGGCGGGTTCGCCGAGTGCACCGATCCGGCCTGTGTGGACGCCGACCGCGTGCGGCACGCGTTGATCGTCGACTGCCCGGCGCTCGGCGGCTGCGGGTGTGCCGCCGCGGCGCCGGAGAAATCGTTGCTGCGCCACGCTTCCTGAGCCTCCCGCCAGGATCCGCGAAGGCCTTCCCGCCGGGTGACGCGCACCGGCCGGGGAGGCCTTCGTGGCGTCAGGACGGTGTCAGCGCGGTAACACGATCGTGTATGCAGCCGTGTACACG is a genomic window of Amycolatopsis lexingtonensis containing:
- a CDS encoding roadblock/LC7 domain-containing protein, yielding MSAPHPAPANFAWLLDDFVRKVHGVSHALIMSVDGFPLTASDSVGEAEAEQLAAIASGLLSLAGNSAALFGKGACEQIIIRLTHGYFLFMGIGSGAGLAVLTTGDADMKVVAYEMTQFITNAGHALTPEVRAELRQVLTARRPRV
- a CDS encoding DUF742 domain-containing protein translates to MSEKDTALPRRSRRIRAYALTGGRTSTRHQLLVETLVSVPRYDPALSDTLMPESRSLYERARVRSSIAELSVGLDLPLGVVRVLIGDLASQGAVFVHPTAHAYHHDTNVLERILDGLKRLPA
- a CDS encoding GTP-binding protein, producing MGSSGSPPEGDLLTISAKIVVAGGFGVGKTTFVGAVSEVPPMSNEAWMTEAGEGVDEIPPGGKSTTTVAMDFGRITLRPDLLLYLFGTPGQARFWFLWDDLSRGALGAVVLVDTSRIDESFAAINYFENDSELPFVVAVNQFEGKPVHDLDEVRDALALDPAVPLVTCDARDRASTIATLTELVSHTLSLAVLSGPRELAGSVSPA
- a CDS encoding styrene monooxygenase/indole monooxygenase family protein, with translation MRRVLIVGAGQSGLQLALGLLAKDYDVTVMSARTPEEIRNGRVMSTQCMFNDALQHERDLGLNQWEDETVRVEGLGVSVAGPDGGRALDWFAELDHYAQSVDQRVKMAGWLELFEDRGGKLVIHGVMTSELDALSRLYDLVIISAGKGELVQLFDRVPERSPYTKPMRALSLVYAHGVRPRPEHPDKQAVRFNIVPGVGELFMIPAYTLSGNCDILFFEGIPGGPLDCFDDHPAPAEHFTRLLDLMRQFVPWEYERCRDAELTDGKAALAGGYTPVVRNPVGTLPGGPRVLGMADVVVANDPITGQGSNNASHCAATYLTAILEHGDRPFDAAWMDATFERYWEYAKHITEWTNALLLPPPPHVLEILGVAGQNPAVARRFANGFTDPTDFQHWFMDPAKWEKYLAEV
- a CDS encoding Ku protein, with amino-acid sequence MRAMWKGSVSFGLVSIPIQLYAATENKNVSLRQVHEADGGRIQYKRFCTIDGAEVPYPEIAKGYELPDGEMVVITDAEMAELPLPSQRTIDVLEFVPLESIDPIQYDRTYYLEPQKNAVKPYVVLRDALHKSSQVAIAKVAVRQRESMAVLRVHADVLVMTTMLWPDEVREPDFPFLRDDPPQIRPQELSMAGSLIDSLAEPVFEPEKYHDHYREALEEMIEAKVAGEETTKPAAVTAKADVVDLMAALQASVDAAKKSRASTSEASTSEASDEDAKPAKKKAAPRKRAPKSA